A region of the Methyloprofundus sedimenti genome:
ATGGTTATTTGCAGGGGATTCGCAGCAGTCGCAAATTGGAAAGTGAGACTCGACGTAATTTGGAGGTGATGTGGCTAGTTGAAGGATTGTTACCCACATACAAAACGATTGCCAATTTTCGCAAAAGCAATAGTACGGCATTGAAAGCGGCTAATCGTGACTTTTTGTTGCTATGTAAAGAACTGTCCTTATTTGGTGGAGAGACAGTCGCGGTGGATGGGAGTTTTTTTAAAGGCGACGTCAGTAAGCAAGGTATTTACACCGAGGATAAGCTTAAAAAACAGCTTGAGGCATTGGAAAAGAAAATCACCCAATATCAAGATGAACTAGATAAACAGGATACTGCCGATAATAAATTAGATCAAGACTCGTTAAATGAAGATAACAACTTGGTTGAAAAGCTGGCGATAATCAAACAGAAAAAGGCAGAAAAAGAAGCGTTGCAGCAACAGTTAAAAGACCGTGGTGAAAAGCAAATTTCTACAGTTGATGAAGATGCGCGGCTTTTGACCAAACGCGGAGAAACGGTGGCGGGCTATAACGTTCAAATCGCTGTTGATAACAAACACCGTTTGATTGTTGCCGAGGACGTGGTGCAAGACGGTAATGACATGCAGCAGCTTGCGCCGATGCTGGAAAAGGCTCAGAGCATTTTGCAATCAGAAAATCTTGATGGCCTGGGGGACTCAGGTTATTTCAATGGAAGCCAAATAAAAGCCTGTGAAGATCAAAATATCACGGTTTATGTCCCTGTCCCTGATAAGTCATGGCTGAAAAAGGACGATTAACCCGTGAACAATTTGAATATGATACTGAGCAAGATTGCTATGTTTGCCCTCAAGATGAAAAACTGACTCGACGAGGCAAGCCTTTGCAAAAAGGTGGCAAAAACTATATTCGTTACAAAAGCGATGCCGCTGTTTGTGCGGAATGTCCTTTGCAAAAAAAATGTCTGAGTGAAAAAGCAAAATCAAAACAAATAGAGCGTTGGGAGCATGAAGAAGTCGTTGACCACCACAAGCAACGTATGGCAAAAAATCCCAATAAAATGCGTCAGCGAGCGGCATTAGCTGAACACCCTTTTGGTACATTAAAACACCGAGCAGGCATAAATCACTTTTTGATGCGTGGATTAGAAAAATGCGGTGGTGAATTTGGTTTAATGGTCTTAGGTTATAACTTTGTCCGCGTAATAAACCTGCTCGGCGTCGATTTTCTAAGGGATTATTGCGTCCAACGACAAAAAAATAAATTAAAAAACAGCCAATATGCTTAAAAATAGTGGGAAAAAGGACTTTTTTCTAAGAAAAAACGTCATTTTTAGAAATATATACTTTAAAAGCTTGCAAAACAGGCCCTGTTTTAAAAAAATGGGGATTTAGTGATGAATACTTTCATAGCCTCTATTGCTTTGCCCATCCTACAGATTTTTAACTTGTCTAAGTTATTTCATGCTCGTTCCTTAGTAAAGCTAGAGTTTTCGTTTTAGCATTATCTCAATGACAAACTGCCGGGAGAAAACAACATACCACCTTTATCCGGTTTAATTCGGACAGCGGTTATCTTTAGGTCATGATATTTTATATAGATTGATATTAAGCCTCTGTTTTAGAGGCTTTTTTATTTTCATCTTAATAAACACACTGCGTCTCTTATGACACAATCTTATAACAAGGCACGTACGCAGTACCCGGTAGTTTCATGCGTTGCTGACTGACAAAAGCTGCAAGTAAATTATCGACCGGCTGCATGATTTCCTTATCTCCACTGATTTCAAAATGTCCGTATTTTTCAATAGCGCGTATTCCTTCATCTTTGACATTACCCGCGACTATGCCAGAAAATACTTTGCGTAAATTGGCTGCTAACTGGTGCTTTTCCTGATTTTTATGTAACTCCAGTCCCGCCATATTTTCATGCGTGGGCGTAAACGTTTGCTGGAATTCGGAAGCGATTTTCAAGCCCCAGTTAAAATAATATGCGTCGGCTTTGCTTCTACGGAATTCACGTACCTGACGTATGCCAAGCTTCATTTCCCGTGCTACTCTAGCTGTATCATTGATAATAATCTTGTAACGTTGCTGAGCCTCGAAACCTAAAGTACTTCCTACAAATTCATTGATTTGCCGAAAGTAATCAGTTGCTGATTCAGGTCCGGTAAAAATCAGTGGAAAGGGTATTTCTGCGTTATCCGGATGCAACAAAATGCCAAGCACATAAAGAATTTCTTCGGCTGTACCTGCGCCACCAGGAAACACGACGATGCCATGTCCAGTACGTACGAATGCTTCCAGGCGTTTTTCAATATCCGGTAAAATAACCAGATCATTAACGATGGGGTTGGGTGACTCTGCGGCGATAATGCCCGGTTCGGTGATGCCGATATAATGTCCATGATTGATGCGTTGCTTGGCGTGGCCGATAGTGGCACCTTTCATTGGCCCCTTCATTGCACCAGGCCCGCAACCGGTACAGATATTCATTCTGCGTAAGCCAATTTCGTAGCCTACTTGCTTGGTATACAGATATTCTTCGCGTGAAATGGAATGTCCGCCCCAGCACACAACTAACTTCGGTTCAGTGCTCTGATGAATGATGTTCGCATTACGTAATATATGAAATACTGAATTGGTAACACCTTCCGAACTTTGCATATCGAATTTTGGGTTATCATTTATCTCATTGCTGACGTAGACAATATCACGCAATACGGCAAACAAATGTTCACGGATACCTTTAATCATTTCGCCATCGACAAAAGCGATAGCCGGCGCACCTTTCAGATCCAGTTTAATGCCGCGCTCTTCCTGAATAACCTTAATCGAAAAGTCACTGTATCGCTCCAGTAATTCCTTGCCATCATCAGAGTCACAGCCACAGTTCAGCACTGCCAGTGCACAATTATGTAGTAGTTGATATAAACCGCCCTGACTGGTGTCTAGTAATTTATTGACTTCAGCCCGTGATAAAACGGTTAAATGCACTTCGGGTGAAATTCGTGTATCTATAGTATGTTCTTGCATTTTATCCTGTTTATGTCTTGTAATTATGCTTCGCGCTTTTGTATCTGCAATAATAAGTCGTTAGAAAACAGCCTGCTTAGCATGAGAAGAGTAGGTACATTATAGGATAGTCTACACCCATTTATTAAGTTGGTGTTCTGCTTAATGCAGGAGTATGTATTGCATAGGTCTAACTAAATAGAGGCAGGCAGTTGTCATTAACAGTATAAAATGTATAACGTCAATTGATTATCTACAACTCAGTCAGACTAAGTTAACATCAAGCTTTCAATTACGCGTCATCTCTGTTGGTATGAGGTTGATGATAATACGGCTGAGCGTTATTCGTATTCAGCTAACATCATGCTAATGAGGTTATGTTTTTGCGTAACCTCAAAGTGCAGTTTTATGAACCGAGCCTTTAAAAATGATAAAAAAATATCTGTTAAATAAGCAAAGTAATACCTATAGATTCCTGAAGTTAATCTCCCTGTTTTGGCTAGGAGTCTCTATTTTGAGCTGTTCTGTTTTTCCCAGGCAGATTTATGATTCCCCAAAATCCTGGCAGGCATTTGATCAAAAATTCATGACCTTGGCTGAAAAAAGCTCCTTTCTCGCAAGCGAAATTATCGAACAGGACTGCACGACGATACACGCAATTGATGCTGAACAATCATTAGCGGTAGGCTCAAGTTTTAAACTGTATATATTGGCTGAACTTGCACATCAAATAGCGACTCAAAATATCCTTGTAGAGAACGCTTCTAGCGATGGAGAAACCTATCTTTCCTGGGATACTTTGTTAGCTATTCAACCTGCATATAAATCAATTCCTGGCGGTGCTTTACTTTTTGTTCCTGATAATACGCAATTTACAGTTCGTTACTATGCCGAACAAATGATTCAGCGTAGTGATAATACCGCTACGGATCATCTGTTATATCTGCTCGGACGTGAAAATATTGAACAACGCATGCAACTTACGGGACATCATAATCCGGCACTGAATATTCCGTTATTGGCAACTCGGGAGTTTGTCGCTTTGAAATTTCTTTATAGTGATGCTGAGCTAGCGGATTATCTGGGAAAATCCACAGCAAATAAACGGCTGGTTTTGGATCATGAGCAGCGGGGTTATCAAGAGCTTGAACACTACTTTGCACAAAACGGCGAACAATCCGCACCGCTTCGTATCAACACTATAGAATGGTTTGCTAATCGTTTTGATATGTGTCATGTGCTGATGTCATTGTACAACACAGCGAAGACAAAAAATATGCGGCCGGTTACTGAGATAATGAGCCTCGACGACAAACTTGATATTGATAGAGAGGAATGGATTTATGTCGGATTCAAGGGCGGATCAGAATTCGGCGTTCTGGCAGGTAACTGGTTGTTGCAACGTAAAGATGGACGCATGTTTGTTATAAGTTTCGCGTTAAATAATGAACACGCCGCCATTGATATGCAGTCAGTCTTGCCGGTATTTAAATCAGCAGTGGAACTTCTTAGTCAGACACCCTGAGTTTAAAGCGGGTTAGAGTAAATCGAATTAGTGGTCATGGTTTAATTTCGCAGAATAATTAGCGCGTGCACTACCATTTTATAAAATCTTATGTTAAAAAAGGGCAAAAGCTGATATCGGCGAGTAAGAGTAATATATAATCTTTTCGATTGGCTCTTCACATTTTTATCGTCTTAAAAAAGGTTATTAGTATGATACGTCTTTTGATTCCGGTTTTATTTATCTATTTTCAAATGGCAAATGCCGCTATTGATAATGTCGAACTTTTTTTCAACTCTCAAGATGGCGCCGTAAGCTGTATTAGCGGCGATAACAAGGCCGTATCAGGTTCAGGACAAGGACACTTTGTCTGTGATTTTAAAAATGGTTCAAATGACATTGTTATAAGCAGAGTGAATTGGGATGGAGATGCCACACTCTCAAAAGGCGACGACAAGATCACAATTACAGGTAAATGCGCTAAATCTTTTACCCTGGACGATAACTCGCCAAGTGGTAACTGGTTTCAAGTGAAAC
Encoded here:
- a CDS encoding serine hydrolase → MIKKYLLNKQSNTYRFLKLISLFWLGVSILSCSVFPRQIYDSPKSWQAFDQKFMTLAEKSSFLASEIIEQDCTTIHAIDAEQSLAVGSSFKLYILAELAHQIATQNILVENASSDGETYLSWDTLLAIQPAYKSIPGGALLFVPDNTQFTVRYYAEQMIQRSDNTATDHLLYLLGRENIEQRMQLTGHHNPALNIPLLATREFVALKFLYSDAELADYLGKSTANKRLVLDHEQRGYQELEHYFAQNGEQSAPLRINTIEWFANRFDMCHVLMSLYNTAKTKNMRPVTEIMSLDDKLDIDREEWIYVGFKGGSEFGVLAGNWLLQRKDGRMFVISFALNNEHAAIDMQSVLPVFKSAVELLSQTP
- a CDS encoding transposase; this encodes MAEKGRLTREQFEYDTEQDCYVCPQDEKLTRRGKPLQKGGKNYIRYKSDAAVCAECPLQKKCLSEKAKSKQIERWEHEEVVDHHKQRMAKNPNKMRQRAALAEHPFGTLKHRAGINHFLMRGLEKCGGEFGLMVLGYNFVRVINLLGVDFLRDYCVQRQKNKLKNSQYA
- the ppnN gene encoding nucleotide 5'-monophosphate nucleosidase PpnN encodes the protein MQEHTIDTRISPEVHLTVLSRAEVNKLLDTSQGGLYQLLHNCALAVLNCGCDSDDGKELLERYSDFSIKVIQEERGIKLDLKGAPAIAFVDGEMIKGIREHLFAVLRDIVYVSNEINDNPKFDMQSSEGVTNSVFHILRNANIIHQSTEPKLVVCWGGHSISREEYLYTKQVGYEIGLRRMNICTGCGPGAMKGPMKGATIGHAKQRINHGHYIGITEPGIIAAESPNPIVNDLVILPDIEKRLEAFVRTGHGIVVFPGGAGTAEEILYVLGILLHPDNAEIPFPLIFTGPESATDYFRQINEFVGSTLGFEAQQRYKIIINDTARVAREMKLGIRQVREFRRSKADAYYFNWGLKIASEFQQTFTPTHENMAGLELHKNQEKHQLAANLRKVFSGIVAGNVKDEGIRAIEKYGHFEISGDKEIMQPVDNLLAAFVSQQRMKLPGTAYVPCYKIVS
- a CDS encoding transposase: MTTRRYQSSLNRQQEMLLPSRVEDYVSQNNTVRAIDAYVNTLDVKELGFQHTETIITSGQPPFNPAALLKLYLYGYLQGIRSSRKLESETRRNLEVMWLVEGLLPTYKTIANFRKSNSTALKAANRDFLLLCKELSLFGGETVAVDGSFFKGDVSKQGIYTEDKLKKQLEALEKKITQYQDELDKQDTADNKLDQDSLNEDNNLVEKLAIIKQKKAEKEALQQQLKDRGEKQISTVDEDARLLTKRGETVAGYNVQIAVDNKHRLIVAEDVVQDGNDMQQLAPMLEKAQSILQSENLDGLGDSGYFNGSQIKACEDQNITVYVPVPDKSWLKKDD